In Streptomyces violaceusniger Tu 4113, one DNA window encodes the following:
- a CDS encoding type B 50S ribosomal protein L31 produces MCQAAQLVFRDRSADFVFLTRSTATSDKSVEWQDGNTYPVIDVEISSASHPFYTGNQRVVDTAGRVERFERRYGRGRGDR; encoded by the coding sequence GTGTGCCAAGCGGCACAGCTCGTCTTCCGTGACCGGTCGGCCGACTTCGTCTTCCTCACCCGCTCCACCGCCACCAGCGACAAGTCCGTGGAGTGGCAGGACGGCAACACCTATCCGGTCATCGATGTGGAGATCTCCTCGGCGAGCCACCCCTTCTACACCGGCAACCAGCGCGTCGTGGACACCGCGGGCCGCGTCGAGCGGTTCGAGCGGCGTTACGGACGCGGACGGGGGGACCGGTGA
- a CDS encoding enoyl-CoA hydratase/isomerase family protein, with the protein MTDSVTDRVTDSVTDSAIDDDAVLTRTEGRAGHLTLNRPRALNALTPPMVTRIAEALTDWERDPAVQAVVIGGAGERGLCAGGDIRMIHRDVTSGGGAASMAFWRDEYTLNARIARYPKPYVALMDGIVMGGGVGVSAHGSVRIVTERSRVAMPETTIGFVPDVGGTYLLSRAPGELGTHLALTGAWVGAADALRCGLADHVVPSELLPALTRDLAADPMPDVLPRYAVEAPAGALDGQREWIDHCYAADTVEEIVDRLMAVGEPAAKETAETLLAKSPTALKVTLAAVRGARALDSLERVLEQEYRVSCAALSRPDFVEGVRAQVIDKDRRPRWTPAALTEVTDAEVAGFFAPPADGDLRLADTP; encoded by the coding sequence GACGCGCACCGAGGGCCGCGCCGGACATCTCACCCTCAACCGCCCCCGCGCCCTCAACGCCCTCACCCCTCCGATGGTGACCCGGATCGCCGAGGCCCTCACCGACTGGGAGCGGGACCCGGCCGTCCAGGCCGTGGTGATCGGCGGGGCGGGGGAGCGCGGGCTGTGCGCCGGCGGCGACATCCGCATGATCCATCGGGATGTGACCTCGGGCGGGGGCGCGGCCTCGATGGCGTTCTGGCGCGACGAGTACACGCTCAACGCCCGGATCGCCCGCTACCCCAAGCCGTATGTGGCCCTGATGGACGGCATCGTGATGGGCGGGGGCGTCGGGGTCTCGGCCCATGGCAGCGTGCGGATCGTCACCGAGCGCTCCCGGGTGGCCATGCCCGAGACCACGATCGGCTTCGTACCGGACGTCGGCGGCACCTATCTGCTGTCCCGCGCACCGGGCGAACTGGGGACGCATCTGGCGCTCACGGGAGCGTGGGTGGGCGCCGCCGACGCGCTGCGGTGCGGGCTGGCCGACCATGTCGTCCCCTCCGAACTGCTGCCCGCGCTGACCCGGGACCTGGCCGCGGACCCGATGCCGGACGTCCTTCCCCGGTACGCGGTGGAGGCCCCGGCCGGGGCCCTGGACGGCCAGCGGGAGTGGATCGACCACTGCTACGCGGCGGACACCGTCGAGGAGATCGTGGACCGGCTGATGGCCGTCGGGGAACCGGCCGCCAAGGAGACGGCCGAGACCCTTCTCGCCAAGTCCCCCACGGCGCTGAAGGTCACGCTGGCCGCCGTGCGCGGGGCCCGGGCGCTCGATTCGCTGGAGCGCGTCCTGGAGCAGGAGTACCGCGTCTCGTGCGCGGCCCTGTCCCGCCCGGACTTCGTCGAGGGCGTCCGCGCCCAGGTGATCGACAAGGACCGCCGCCCCCGCTGGACCCCGGCCGCTCTGACCGAGGTCACCGACGCGGAGGTGGCCGGCTTCTTCGCACCGCCCGCCGACGGCGACCTCCGCCTCGCCGACACCCCGTAG